TCCATGCAGCCGACTCATGCCACCTCTGACAAGACCATGGCTGAAGATCGGATTGGATCAGAGAGAATGAAGGGTGCATATGCGTGGAGAAAAATTATTGATGCTGGGAGCATCATCATCGGCGGTTCCGATGCACCGGTAGAATTGGTAAATCCATATCACGGATTTTATGCTGCGGTGACAAGACAGAGCAGAGACGGGCTGCCGGAAGGTGGTTGGTACATAGAGGATGCCATGACGCGGGAAGAAGCTCTCAAGGCGTTTACCATCTGGGCTGCCTACGGACAATTTGAAGAGAATCTCAAGGGCTCGCTGAAGGCGGGAAAGCTTGCGGACTTCGTAGTAATCGACAGGGATTATATGAAGTGCCCGGCCAATGAGATCAAAGATATCCAGGCTCTTCTGACCGTGCTTGGCGGGGAAGAAGTCTATCGCAGAGACCTCTCTGAAATTGGGGTGATTTGGCAGGGCGTTCCGATCAGGTTCAATACCCCGCCTGTAATGAACAGCGGAATGATTTATGCTGAAGCTGCAGCGCTGGCCGACAAGATGGGCGCATCAGCGGACTACAAGAAGGGTGACATTGAACTAAAGATGACAAAGGATCATAAAACGCTGGTACTGCCGGTCGTTCTATCACAGGATCAGCCCATGGTCTCAGTCCGCACTGTGCTGGAAGGCTTCGAATACAGCTTGGTATGGAATCCCTTAAGTCAGACGATTTCTATCGAATAATTCCAAAACCTGATTGAAAAACCGGATCCATCGAAGACCTCGCTCTTCAAGGGATTCCGGTTTTTTTGATTCTTAATAGCCCAAAGCTTCATTCACAATAATTACCTTGATCCTATCCTTGGAAAACTGACCTGCGATCAAGACAAAATCATTACAGATCCGTTGTTTGTGATTGCAGTCAATACAGTGACCCAATTTGACGCAGGGGGTTTCTTTCCCCAGCCGCAGAGCATCTAGCGGAGCCGCGATCTGCCTCGTTCTATGAATGGCTGCTTCAACATTGTCCGTCAGTTTGTTTACGCCTGCAACAACAATGACCTGTTCCGGTCCGTATAGCATCGGGGCTACTCGGCTTCCGTTTCCGTCAATGTTGAAAAGCTTACCGTCCAGCGTAACAGCGCTGGTACCCGTTATAAACGTATCCGCAGTAAAGTTTTTGAGGTAGATTTGGCGTTTTTCTTCCCTCGTAAGGGAAGGAACGAATTTGTCCAGGAAGTTGTAATTGCCGCTTCTTAAAAACTGGAAAACTCCTGTTTGCTCAAGCGTGACAGAATCACCGCTGCCCACAGTTGAACCGGGAGGAATCAGCTCGGCGAGAAGTTGGAGCAGCTGCTTAGAATCATGGACATAATATCCAGCCATGTTGTTCTTCCGAAGCTGATTCATTGCTTGCTGTGCCTTTGCATGATATTCCATCGGTATATAACGAAGACCGTCGGTTACCTGTTCGCTGTCCAGATCTGTAAAACCGAGTTTCCGATAGACTTCTGCTGCATAAGGAGATGAATTCACTGTAATTGTAGGATGGTCATAGCTGGAGCGGATATGGCCGAAGAGACTTTTGCCGATGCCTTGGCCATGGTATTCCTTTCTCACAAAGAATAAGGAAATGTGGCTCCCGTTATTTCTGGTGGCTATGACGCCAAGCAGCTGCTCCCCCGCATAGGCTCCGAAAAGCTCAAGCGTGAGCTGACTGCACTGTGAATCAATAAAGCTCTTAAACGTAGCAATTCCCTCCGGTGCATAGTCCGGCGCTTCAAATTCCTGAAATACTTGCCACACCAGATCCATGGGCTCCAATATCCCAGCTTGCTCAATTTTCCTGATCTCCAATTTCATTCCCCTCCAAAATTAAGATATATACTCATCCTATCAGATTCCTATCAAAAAGGTAAGGGTCTCCAGCAAGAACATGAAAATAATCGCCAGAAAAACCCGTCACACAATTTGGCGAAAAAAGATTGACAAAAGGGCTAAAATCCCCGATAATATTACTTGCAGATCATCTTGAATATGGGCTTATAGCGCAGCTGGGAGCATAGCTGAGTCAGAAACACAGCCCATAAGATTACAACTTCATGCGGGCTTATAGCGCAGCTGGGAGCCCAACTACGCGGAAATCACTACCCCAAGAATATTTGTAGAAACTTTGATAATTGACTTTAAAAATTTATACCATTCTGCTTAGACAGAATGGGTTTTTTCGGGGAATTGGCGAAGCTGGGATCGCGCTTGACTGGCAGTCAAGAGATCAGGAGTTCGAACCTCCTATTCTCCACCAAAAAAGCATCTCGTTTGAGATGCTTTTATTTTATCTATGCATTTGACTTTTTTCGATTAAACCATAGAATTAATGTTCTCTATTATAAATTTCTGTGCATTCGAATCATAAAGGTTCACAGGATATTTACGTCCATATTCACTACATTTCTGAATAGACATTATACCAACTGACTGTCCTTTGTCAGTAACGATTTTATAATCGTTATCATCATCATCTGTGATAATCTTTAAATAACCATTTTCCAATAGCCAATTTGTTATCTGTGTAACTTTTATTTTTCTCATATATTCCGTATTTATTGATGTGTTAATGTTATATGTAAATTCACTAATAGATACTGGAGTAGCGCTTATTTCAATATTTTTTTTATTATCTTCTACTAATCGGAAATCATATATGCCATTTCTTCTTTTGAGGCCAATATTTTCTCCGGATTTTATTGTAGTATCAAGAAATTCGGAAATCTGATTAAAATATTTATTTAGTTGTTTACTATTTAGTATTGTATCTTCAGGAAGTGGTAATCCACTAGTTGGGTCAATTCCCTTTGACAGCGCAACTGCATATTCTTTCATCTTAATTAAATCATTATATTGCATAGTAAACCTCCATTAATAATCCCAAGCAATTTTATCAAGTGCAATTAATAATTTACGACCTTCTTCAGGCTCAACCATATATATGAAATATACCTTTCCATATATATGCTCTTTGAAGAATGACTTCTTGCAGTTAATATGCTCTAGGTGACTTGATACTCCGTACTTTTGACAATAATATATTTCTTGCCAAAGTTTCCTTTTATAGAGTTTTGAAACACTAACTTTATTATCAGAAACTATCAATCCAGTAACTTCTTGACGTTGGTGTTTATATTTAACTCGGATTTTCCTTTCATTAACAGTAAATCCTTCTTCCTGTATAATATTTTTTACAATATTGATTATATTTGATAAGCCATAGTTGCCTGAAAAGGTTATATCATCG
This genomic window from Clostridiales bacterium contains:
- a CDS encoding lactate utilization protein, with the protein product MEYHAKAQQAMNQLRKNNMAGYYVHDSKQLLQLLAELIPPGSTVGSGDSVTLEQTGVFQFLRSGNYNFLDKFVPSLTREEKRQIYLKNFTADTFITGTSAVTLDGKLFNIDGNGSRVAPMLYGPEQVIVVAGVNKLTDNVEAAIHRTRQIAAPLDALRLGKETPCVKLGHCIDCNHKQRICNDFVLIAGQFSKDRIKVIIVNEALGY